One window from the genome of Cottoperca gobio chromosome 15, fCotGob3.1, whole genome shotgun sequence encodes:
- the abch1 gene encoding ABC transporter G family member 20 isoform X2, which yields MKADLEASLPAGQQDFAIQCRDVCRSYGKLKVLNNLNLTVPQGHIYGLLGPSGCGKTTLLKCIVGTLKISRGHISVLGKPPAYPGHDVPGKMVGYMPQELALYSEFTISDTLTFFGRIHGLTSKENQARTNFLIDFLDLPQKHSLVRNLSGGQKRRVSLGAALLQNPELLILDEPTVGVDPVLRAKIWQHLVEIVKTGKVSVIITTHYIEEARQANVVGLMRNGRLLAEGPPDAVMKQHNATTLEHAFLQLCETSDQIGSKREGSPQGGPLENSQSFESGRDESRPILALEPGAAEEIPKYSADWKVRARHVLPKWRNIAALMIKTMVRMKRMPGSLCFQFLLPVIQVSLICLCIGGDPKGIQVAVVNNETSPSAYSQSLLSFLDNSSVHQVHLSHTDAFDGIYNGEYWGVISFGKNFTSYLTKRMMQRQVSREVVDGGSVHVWLDLTNQQIGLMLQKKLHEAFQTFVENKLGSMSYLVALPIKLEEPVYGSQNTDFSTFVMPGAVLSITFYLAVGLTALSFVLERKEGLLDRCWVAGVSSLETMLAHLFSQLFVISVQIILLLLFILLVFKMPNEGSLVLVIVMIVLQGITGISFGLVISAAIDDEQNANQAALGVFYPNLIISGIIWPVECIPYPLRYISLALPQTYASEALRCIMYRGWGLSRMMVWRGFAVTLGWNTLFVILATVILKLRT from the exons ATGAAAGCTGATTTGGAGgcttctcttcctgctggacAGCAGGATTTCGCAATCCAGTGCCGAGATGTGTGCCGGTCGTACGGCAAACTGAAGGTCCTCAACAACCTCAACCTGACTGTGCCACAGGGACACAT TTATGGTCTTTTGGGGCCCAGTGGATGTGGGAAGACAACGCTTCtgaaatgcattgtgggaacTCTGAAAATCTCCCGGGGTCACATCAGCGTGTTGGGGAAGCCACCTGCGTACCCCGGACATGACGTGCCAGGGAAGATGGTCGGGTACATGCCGCAG GAGCTGGCGTTGTACAGCGAGTTCACCATCAGTGACACCCTCACCTTCTTCGGCCGAATCCACGGCCTGACGTCGAAGGAAAACCAGGCACGCACGAACTTCCTCATAGACTTCCTGGATCTACCTCAGAAGCACAGTCTGGTCCGAAATCTCAG tggcGGTCAGAAGCGCAGGGTGTCTCTCGGAGCGGCTCTGCTTCAGAATCCAGAGCTGCTCATCCTGGACGAACCAACAGTCGGAGTGGACCCTGTGCTCAGGGCTAa GATCTGGCAGCATCTGGTGGAGATTGTGAAGACGGGGAAAGTCTCTGTCATCATCACCACGCACTACATCGAGGAGGCCAGGCAAGCCAATGTG GTCGGACTCATGAGGAACGGCCGTCTGCTGGCTGAAGGACCTCCAGACGCAGTCATGAAGCAGCACAATGCAACT ACGCTGGAGCACGCCTTCCTGCAGCTGTGCGAGACGTCGGACCAGATCGGCTCTAAGCGAGAGGGCAGTCCGCAGGGGGGGCCGCTGGAGAACAGCCAATCGTTCGAGAGCGGGCGGGACGAGAGTCGGCCAATCCTCGCACTCGAACCTGGAGCTGCGGAGGAAATCCCCAAATATTCAG cGGACTGGAAGGTGCGAGCCAGACACGTTCTGCCCAAGTGGAGAAACATCGCCGCCCTGATGATCAAGACAATGGTGCGGATGAAGAGAATGCCAGG CTCGCTGTGTTTCCAGTTCTTGCTGCCCGTCATCCAGGTCTCTCTGATCTGTTTGTGCATTGGAGGAGACCCAAAGGGGATCCAGGTTGCCGTGGTAAACAACGAGACCTCGCCCTCCGCTTACAGCCAATCCTTGCTCTCCTTCCTGGACAACTCCAGCGTGCACCAG GTGCACTTGTCCCATACGGATGCTTTCGATGGGATCTACAACGGAGAGTACTGGGGAGTCATCAGCTTTGGCAAGAACTTCACCAGCTACCTGACGAAAAG GATGATGCAGCGGCAGGTCTCCAGAGAGGTGGTTGATGGAGGATCAGTGCACGTCTGGCTGGACCTGACAA ATCAACAGATCGGCCTGATGCTGCAGAAGAAACTACACGAGGCCTTTCAG ACCTTTGTGGAGAATAAGTTGGGCAGTATGTCGTACCTGGTCGCGCTGCCaataaag TTAGAAGAGCCGGTTTACGGCAGCCAAAACACAGACTTCTCTACGTTCGTGATGCCGGGAGCTGTGCTCAG TATCACCTTCTACCTGGCCGTGGGTCTGACAGCGCTGTCCTTCGTcctggagaggaaggaggggctTCTGGACCGGTGCTGGGTCGCAG GTGTGAGCTCCCTGGAGACGATGCTGGCTCACCTCTTCTCTCAGCTGTTTGTCATCAGCGTTCAgatcatcctgctgctgctcttcataCTGCTCGTCTTCAAG ATGCCTAACGAAGGCTCCCTGGTGCTGGTCATAGTTATGATCGTGCTGCAGGGCATCACCGGCATCTCCTTCGGCCTCGTCATCTCAGCCGCAATCGACGACGAGCAGAATGCCAACCAGGCCGCCCTGGGCGTCTTCTACCCCAACCTCATCATCAGCG GTATCATCTGGCCTGTGGAGTGTATCCCGTATCCTCTCCGCTACATCAGCCTGGCTCTCCCTCAGACCTACGCCTCTGAAGCCCTTCGCTGTATCATGTACAGAG GTTGGGGTCTGTCTCGCATGATGGTGTGGCGAGGCTTCGCCGTCACCCTGGGCTGGAACACTCTCTTCGTCATCCTGGCCACGGTCATCTTAAAGCTGAGGACGTGA
- the abch1 gene encoding ABC transporter G family member 20 isoform X1: MAVKRTLGKLTTGPQVPPVSYFCIPVIYQPCDVFLSFVSHVPLFQQKEGNMKADLEASLPAGQQDFAIQCRDVCRSYGKLKVLNNLNLTVPQGHIYGLLGPSGCGKTTLLKCIVGTLKISRGHISVLGKPPAYPGHDVPGKMVGYMPQELALYSEFTISDTLTFFGRIHGLTSKENQARTNFLIDFLDLPQKHSLVRNLSGGQKRRVSLGAALLQNPELLILDEPTVGVDPVLRAKIWQHLVEIVKTGKVSVIITTHYIEEARQANVVGLMRNGRLLAEGPPDAVMKQHNATTLEHAFLQLCETSDQIGSKREGSPQGGPLENSQSFESGRDESRPILALEPGAAEEIPKYSADWKVRARHVLPKWRNIAALMIKTMVRMKRMPGSLCFQFLLPVIQVSLICLCIGGDPKGIQVAVVNNETSPSAYSQSLLSFLDNSSVHQVHLSHTDAFDGIYNGEYWGVISFGKNFTSYLTKRMMQRQVSREVVDGGSVHVWLDLTNQQIGLMLQKKLHEAFQTFVENKLGSMSYLVALPIKLEEPVYGSQNTDFSTFVMPGAVLSITFYLAVGLTALSFVLERKEGLLDRCWVAGVSSLETMLAHLFSQLFVISVQIILLLLFILLVFKMPNEGSLVLVIVMIVLQGITGISFGLVISAAIDDEQNANQAALGVFYPNLIISGIIWPVECIPYPLRYISLALPQTYASEALRCIMYRGWGLSRMMVWRGFAVTLGWNTLFVILATVILKLRT, from the exons ATGGCAGTAAAGAGAACATTAGGAAAGCTCACTACTGGCCCTCAGGTGCCCCCGGTGAGTTATTTCTGTATTCCTGTGATATATCAGCCTTGTGACGTCTTCTTGTCCTTCGTGTCACATGTTCCTCTCTTTCAGCAGAAGGAGGGGAACATGAAAGCTGATTTGGAGgcttctcttcctgctggacAGCAGGATTTCGCAATCCAGTGCCGAGATGTGTGCCGGTCGTACGGCAAACTGAAGGTCCTCAACAACCTCAACCTGACTGTGCCACAGGGACACAT TTATGGTCTTTTGGGGCCCAGTGGATGTGGGAAGACAACGCTTCtgaaatgcattgtgggaacTCTGAAAATCTCCCGGGGTCACATCAGCGTGTTGGGGAAGCCACCTGCGTACCCCGGACATGACGTGCCAGGGAAGATGGTCGGGTACATGCCGCAG GAGCTGGCGTTGTACAGCGAGTTCACCATCAGTGACACCCTCACCTTCTTCGGCCGAATCCACGGCCTGACGTCGAAGGAAAACCAGGCACGCACGAACTTCCTCATAGACTTCCTGGATCTACCTCAGAAGCACAGTCTGGTCCGAAATCTCAG tggcGGTCAGAAGCGCAGGGTGTCTCTCGGAGCGGCTCTGCTTCAGAATCCAGAGCTGCTCATCCTGGACGAACCAACAGTCGGAGTGGACCCTGTGCTCAGGGCTAa GATCTGGCAGCATCTGGTGGAGATTGTGAAGACGGGGAAAGTCTCTGTCATCATCACCACGCACTACATCGAGGAGGCCAGGCAAGCCAATGTG GTCGGACTCATGAGGAACGGCCGTCTGCTGGCTGAAGGACCTCCAGACGCAGTCATGAAGCAGCACAATGCAACT ACGCTGGAGCACGCCTTCCTGCAGCTGTGCGAGACGTCGGACCAGATCGGCTCTAAGCGAGAGGGCAGTCCGCAGGGGGGGCCGCTGGAGAACAGCCAATCGTTCGAGAGCGGGCGGGACGAGAGTCGGCCAATCCTCGCACTCGAACCTGGAGCTGCGGAGGAAATCCCCAAATATTCAG cGGACTGGAAGGTGCGAGCCAGACACGTTCTGCCCAAGTGGAGAAACATCGCCGCCCTGATGATCAAGACAATGGTGCGGATGAAGAGAATGCCAGG CTCGCTGTGTTTCCAGTTCTTGCTGCCCGTCATCCAGGTCTCTCTGATCTGTTTGTGCATTGGAGGAGACCCAAAGGGGATCCAGGTTGCCGTGGTAAACAACGAGACCTCGCCCTCCGCTTACAGCCAATCCTTGCTCTCCTTCCTGGACAACTCCAGCGTGCACCAG GTGCACTTGTCCCATACGGATGCTTTCGATGGGATCTACAACGGAGAGTACTGGGGAGTCATCAGCTTTGGCAAGAACTTCACCAGCTACCTGACGAAAAG GATGATGCAGCGGCAGGTCTCCAGAGAGGTGGTTGATGGAGGATCAGTGCACGTCTGGCTGGACCTGACAA ATCAACAGATCGGCCTGATGCTGCAGAAGAAACTACACGAGGCCTTTCAG ACCTTTGTGGAGAATAAGTTGGGCAGTATGTCGTACCTGGTCGCGCTGCCaataaag TTAGAAGAGCCGGTTTACGGCAGCCAAAACACAGACTTCTCTACGTTCGTGATGCCGGGAGCTGTGCTCAG TATCACCTTCTACCTGGCCGTGGGTCTGACAGCGCTGTCCTTCGTcctggagaggaaggaggggctTCTGGACCGGTGCTGGGTCGCAG GTGTGAGCTCCCTGGAGACGATGCTGGCTCACCTCTTCTCTCAGCTGTTTGTCATCAGCGTTCAgatcatcctgctgctgctcttcataCTGCTCGTCTTCAAG ATGCCTAACGAAGGCTCCCTGGTGCTGGTCATAGTTATGATCGTGCTGCAGGGCATCACCGGCATCTCCTTCGGCCTCGTCATCTCAGCCGCAATCGACGACGAGCAGAATGCCAACCAGGCCGCCCTGGGCGTCTTCTACCCCAACCTCATCATCAGCG GTATCATCTGGCCTGTGGAGTGTATCCCGTATCCTCTCCGCTACATCAGCCTGGCTCTCCCTCAGACCTACGCCTCTGAAGCCCTTCGCTGTATCATGTACAGAG GTTGGGGTCTGTCTCGCATGATGGTGTGGCGAGGCTTCGCCGTCACCCTGGGCTGGAACACTCTCTTCGTCATCCTGGCCACGGTCATCTTAAAGCTGAGGACGTGA